A part of Candidatus Manganitrophaceae bacterium genomic DNA contains:
- the recA gene encoding recombinase RecA, translating to MAERELKERENHREKALELAMSQIEKQFGKGAIMKLGADGVAANVAIIPSGSLGLDIALGVGGIPRGRVVEIFGPESSGKTTLCLHAIAEAQKSGGAAAFIDAEHALDIHYAAKLGVKIDDLLVSQPDTGEQGLEIAETLVRSGALDIVVIDSVAALVPRAEIEGEMGDSHMGLQARLMSQALRKLTAAISKSHTCVMFTNQIRMKIGVMFGNPETTTGGNALKFYASVRLDIRRIEAIKEGQDVIGNRVRVKVVKNKIAPPFRQAEFDVLFNLGISRLGEVLDLGVEKKVIDKSGAWYSYKGDRIGQGRDQSINYLRENPATASTIEEAIREAGGLPARNGKKEIKDTKDMKDTKETKEIPTPAVAVGAERVKR from the coding sequence ATGGCAGAGCGAGAATTGAAAGAAAGAGAGAACCACCGAGAAAAAGCCCTTGAACTGGCAATGTCGCAGATCGAAAAGCAGTTCGGCAAGGGAGCGATCATGAAGCTTGGGGCGGACGGGGTCGCCGCAAACGTCGCCATCATCCCCAGCGGCTCGTTGGGACTCGATATCGCACTCGGCGTCGGCGGAATTCCACGGGGCCGCGTCGTCGAAATCTTCGGCCCGGAGTCGTCCGGAAAAACCACCCTCTGTCTGCATGCGATTGCAGAAGCGCAGAAGAGTGGCGGGGCGGCCGCATTTATCGACGCCGAACATGCTCTCGACATCCACTACGCCGCAAAGCTGGGGGTCAAAATCGACGACCTCCTCGTCTCCCAGCCCGACACCGGCGAGCAGGGGCTGGAAATTGCCGAGACCTTGGTCCGCAGCGGTGCATTGGATATCGTCGTCATTGACTCGGTCGCCGCGCTCGTCCCGCGGGCCGAGATTGAAGGGGAGATGGGCGACTCGCACATGGGGCTCCAGGCCCGGCTGATGTCCCAGGCGCTTCGGAAGCTGACGGCGGCGATCTCCAAATCTCATACCTGCGTGATGTTCACCAATCAGATCCGGATGAAGATCGGCGTGATGTTCGGAAATCCGGAGACGACCACCGGCGGAAATGCGCTGAAGTTCTACGCCTCCGTTCGGCTCGATATCCGCCGGATCGAAGCAATCAAAGAAGGGCAAGATGTCATCGGAAACCGGGTTCGAGTGAAAGTCGTCAAGAACAAGATCGCACCCCCTTTCCGGCAGGCCGAATTCGACGTCCTCTTTAATCTCGGCATCTCCAGACTCGGAGAGGTCCTCGATTTGGGGGTGGAGAAGAAGGTCATCGATAAAAGCGGCGCCTGGTACTCCTACAAAGGAGATCGGATCGGCCAGGGACGCGACCAGTCGATTAACTATCTCAGGGAGAATCCCGCGACGGCGTCGACTATCGAAGAGGCCATCCGGGAAGCGGGCGGACTGCCGGCGCGGAACGGGAAGAAAGAGATAAAGGACACCAAGGATATGAAGGATACGAAAGAGACCAAAGAGATCCCCACCCCGGCGGTCGCCGTGGGGGCCGAGCGGGTCAAGCGCTAG
- a CDS encoding SMP-30/gluconolactonase/LRE family protein, with protein MSIVAGSGQRGLQNGPAMVARFDWPTGVAVNRKGERFIADYDNHAIRKIDRFGWVTTFAGQGIAGFSDGGGEEARFHGPNAIAIDSDDNLYVADADNFRIRKITPNGIVSTVAGSGKQGNKEGPALESEFVYPTGIAVAPDGSLYVADRGAHRLKRVAAGMVMIVAGTGEAGHYDSLSYFAKFNHPTALAFDDVENLYVADSGSHTIRRVDRQGVVTTVAGSGQPGYKEGLREEAEFSWPTAVAVDPEGNLIVADSKNHRIRKILLPQGRVTTLAGDGQPGFIDGAGGLARFDFPTGIAIDSAGGLTIADSGNHRIRAVLPSGLRVDRRTFP; from the coding sequence GTGTCGATCGTTGCAGGATCGGGCCAGCGCGGTCTTCAAAACGGGCCGGCGATGGTCGCGCGATTCGATTGGCCGACCGGGGTTGCGGTCAATCGAAAGGGGGAGCGCTTCATCGCCGATTATGACAATCATGCTATTCGGAAAATTGACCGCTTCGGCTGGGTGACGACGTTTGCCGGCCAGGGGATCGCCGGTTTCTCCGATGGGGGAGGAGAAGAGGCGCGCTTCCATGGACCGAATGCGATCGCCATCGACTCCGACGACAATCTCTATGTCGCCGATGCCGATAATTTCCGAATCCGGAAGATCACGCCGAATGGGATTGTCTCCACGGTGGCAGGGAGTGGAAAACAGGGGAACAAAGAAGGACCGGCGTTGGAATCGGAGTTCGTCTATCCGACCGGAATCGCCGTGGCGCCGGATGGAAGCCTTTATGTGGCCGATCGGGGAGCGCATCGGCTTAAACGGGTGGCGGCGGGAATGGTCATGATTGTCGCGGGGACGGGGGAGGCCGGACATTACGACAGCCTCTCTTACTTCGCAAAATTCAACCACCCGACGGCGCTGGCGTTCGATGACGTCGAGAATCTCTATGTGGCCGATTCAGGCTCTCATACGATCCGGCGAGTCGACCGGCAGGGGGTGGTGACCACGGTTGCCGGCTCGGGTCAGCCGGGCTATAAGGAGGGACTCCGAGAAGAGGCTGAATTTTCATGGCCGACCGCTGTGGCGGTCGATCCGGAAGGGAATCTGATCGTTGCAGACAGCAAGAATCATCGAATCCGGAAAATTCTCCTTCCGCAGGGAAGGGTGACGACTTTGGCAGGAGATGGTCAGCCGGGATTTATCGACGGCGCCGGAGGGTTGGCCCGCTTCGATTTTCCAACGGGAATCGCGATCGATTCTGCGGGGGGACTGACCATCGCCGATTCCGGAAATCACCGTATTCGCGCGGTTCTTCCCAGTGGGCTTCGCGTCGATCGCCGCACTTTCCCATAA
- the alaS gene encoding alanine--tRNA ligase has product MTSSEIRSKFIRYFVERGHAEVPSSPLIPESDPTLLFTNAGMVQFKSVFLGEEQRPYKRAASSQKCMRAGGKHNDLDNVGQTARHHTFFEMLGNFSFGDYFKQNAIAYAWELLTHVFKLSPERLWVTVYQEDDEAAELWKKHVPADRIVRLGEKDNFWSMGETGPCGPCSEILIDQGERVHADCPGIGRCDCDRYLEIWNLVFMQYNRDAQGKLTPLPKPSIDTGMGLERITAVCQGVLSNYETDLFQPIFKTIGARAGKSEEEVQGMMAGRVIADHLRAITFLINDGVIPSNEGRGYVLRRILRRAARFGKQLGFHDPFLHTMTGVVIDTMRGPYPDLEQHRRQIEQAVLLEEERFIHTLNQGVQILEEMIAKVKGRGEKILPGEALFTLYDTYGFPLDLAAEIGREAGLGIDEGGFRAAMEVQRERARKSWVGAGEADRAEPVYRGLLEEFGKSRFTGYEHLEEEITLQAILKEGERVASAKGGDTVDLIFSASPFYAEGGGQVGDRGTLSSATALVEISNTVKPLPDLHLHRAKVIQGTITSGERLHAIVDAEGRKNSARNHTGTHILHAVLREVLGDHVKQAGSLVAPDRLRFDFYHFTPLTEKEIDRIEARVNERIREDAQVQTNVMEIKEAISTGAMALFGEKYGEQVRVVQMADFSRELCGGTHCHDTGEIGLFKIIKESSVAAGIRRIEALTGPAAYQYIKGQERLLRDLSSVLRSRPEEVVQRVERLNAQLQEKDREMEKLKSRAASPAGDPLGAVRKIGSLSLSAQKIAPADIKEIRAQADRLRDRLKSGVIIVGAPDPKGEKVSIVVMVTPDWTSHISAAAVVKELAGLIDGTGGGKPEMAQAGGKRIDKLDAAIEQSAEIIKKMLES; this is encoded by the coding sequence ATGACCTCTTCAGAGATCCGATCCAAATTTATCCGTTATTTCGTCGAGCGCGGCCATGCCGAGGTCCCGAGCTCCCCGCTGATTCCCGAGAGCGACCCGACCCTCCTCTTTACCAACGCCGGGATGGTTCAGTTTAAGTCGGTCTTCTTAGGAGAAGAGCAGCGTCCGTACAAGCGCGCCGCCTCCTCTCAGAAGTGTATGCGCGCCGGCGGCAAACACAACGACCTCGACAATGTCGGCCAAACCGCCCGGCATCATACCTTTTTTGAGATGCTCGGCAACTTTTCATTCGGCGACTATTTCAAACAGAATGCCATTGCCTATGCCTGGGAATTGCTGACCCACGTCTTTAAGCTCTCCCCTGAGCGACTCTGGGTGACTGTCTATCAGGAGGACGATGAGGCGGCCGAGCTCTGGAAGAAACATGTTCCGGCCGACCGGATCGTTCGCCTCGGCGAGAAAGATAACTTCTGGTCGATGGGAGAGACCGGACCGTGCGGCCCCTGTTCCGAGATCTTGATCGATCAGGGAGAGCGGGTTCATGCCGACTGCCCCGGCATCGGACGATGCGACTGCGACCGTTATCTGGAAATCTGGAATCTCGTCTTCATGCAGTACAACCGCGATGCGCAAGGAAAGCTCACCCCGCTTCCGAAGCCGAGCATCGACACCGGGATGGGGCTGGAGCGGATCACGGCGGTCTGCCAAGGGGTCTTGAGCAATTATGAAACCGACCTCTTTCAGCCGATCTTCAAGACGATCGGCGCGCGGGCCGGAAAATCAGAGGAAGAAGTTCAGGGGATGATGGCAGGCCGGGTAATCGCCGACCATCTCCGCGCGATTACTTTTTTGATCAACGACGGCGTTATCCCCTCGAATGAAGGACGCGGTTATGTCCTCCGTCGCATCTTGCGCCGGGCGGCACGGTTTGGAAAACAACTCGGCTTCCACGACCCCTTCCTTCACACGATGACCGGGGTCGTCATCGACACGATGCGCGGCCCCTACCCCGATCTGGAGCAGCACCGGAGGCAGATCGAGCAGGCGGTCCTCCTGGAAGAAGAGCGGTTCATCCATACCCTGAACCAAGGGGTTCAAATTCTGGAAGAGATGATCGCGAAAGTAAAGGGCCGGGGAGAAAAGATCCTCCCGGGAGAAGCACTCTTTACCCTCTATGACACCTATGGCTTTCCGCTCGATCTGGCCGCCGAGATCGGCCGGGAAGCGGGGCTCGGCATCGATGAAGGCGGCTTCCGCGCCGCGATGGAGGTCCAACGGGAGCGGGCCCGAAAATCGTGGGTCGGCGCCGGAGAAGCGGACCGGGCGGAGCCGGTCTACCGCGGGCTTCTGGAAGAGTTCGGAAAGAGCCGGTTCACCGGCTACGAGCATCTCGAGGAAGAGATTACCCTCCAGGCGATTTTAAAAGAGGGCGAGCGGGTTGCCTCGGCCAAGGGGGGCGACACTGTCGATCTGATCTTCAGTGCGTCGCCGTTCTATGCCGAAGGGGGCGGACAGGTCGGTGACCGCGGAACCCTCTCCTCGGCAACGGCATTGGTGGAGATCAGCAACACGGTCAAGCCGCTCCCCGACCTCCACCTCCATCGCGCCAAAGTGATTCAGGGGACGATCACCTCCGGCGAGCGGCTCCATGCGATCGTCGACGCAGAGGGGCGAAAGAATTCCGCGCGAAACCATACCGGAACACACATCCTCCATGCAGTGTTGCGGGAGGTGCTCGGTGACCATGTGAAGCAGGCCGGCTCGCTGGTGGCGCCCGATCGCCTTCGCTTCGATTTCTATCACTTCACCCCCCTCACTGAAAAAGAGATCGACCGGATCGAGGCGCGGGTGAACGAGCGAATCCGTGAGGATGCGCAGGTCCAAACCAACGTCATGGAGATCAAAGAGGCGATTTCGACCGGGGCGATGGCCCTCTTCGGCGAAAAATATGGCGAGCAGGTCCGCGTCGTCCAGATGGCCGACTTCAGCCGCGAGCTCTGCGGCGGCACCCACTGCCACGACACCGGCGAGATCGGACTCTTCAAGATCATCAAGGAGAGCAGCGTCGCCGCCGGTATCCGCCGGATCGAAGCGCTCACCGGCCCGGCCGCTTATCAATATATTAAAGGGCAAGAGCGGCTGTTGCGCGACCTCTCCTCCGTCCTGCGAAGCCGCCCCGAAGAGGTGGTTCAGAGGGTCGAGCGGCTCAATGCACAGCTCCAGGAGAAAGACCGGGAGATGGAGAAGCTAAAGAGCCGCGCCGCCTCCCCCGCCGGCGATCCGCTCGGTGCGGTCCGGAAGATCGGATCGCTCTCGCTCAGCGCCCAGAAGATCGCTCCGGCCGACATTAAAGAGATTCGCGCACAGGCCGATCGTCTGCGCGATCGACTCAAATCAGGGGTGATCATCGTCGGCGCCCCCGATCCGAAGGGAGAGAAGGTGTCGATCGTTGTGATGGTGACACCCGATTGGACCTCTCATATTTCTGCGGCAGCTGTCGTGAAAGAGCTGGCGGGGCTGATCGACGGAACCGGCGGCGGGAAGCCGGAGATGGCCCAGGCTGGCGGCAAACGGATCGACAAACTCGACGCCGCGATCGAGCAGTCGGCTGAAATCATCAAAAAGATGTTGGAAAGTTAA
- the thpR gene encoding RNA 2',3'-cyclic phosphodiesterase yields the protein MMGIRLFVALPISEEIRKQCVSLQEIGRQKASSIRWVAPEQIHLTLFFLGWTDPAMQPKIETEIRETAARSVSFLVQISGLGLFPKPAAPKVFWVGVSNESPLLSLQQVLSERMASLGFPVETRPYRPHLTLGRVKGSVPDGFIRWVAEESRLQIGECDMESLLLMESRMRPEGSIYTPLFTAGLGTS from the coding sequence ATGATGGGAATTCGTCTTTTTGTCGCCTTACCGATCTCGGAAGAGATCCGCAAGCAGTGCGTATCGCTTCAAGAGATCGGCCGCCAAAAGGCCTCCTCCATCCGATGGGTCGCCCCGGAGCAGATTCATCTAACCCTCTTTTTCTTGGGTTGGACCGATCCGGCGATGCAACCGAAAATCGAGACGGAAATTCGTGAGACCGCCGCGCGCTCCGTCTCCTTTTTAGTTCAGATCAGCGGGTTAGGTCTCTTTCCAAAACCGGCCGCACCGAAGGTCTTTTGGGTCGGCGTCTCAAACGAGTCTCCGCTGTTGTCGCTTCAGCAAGTGTTGTCGGAGCGAATGGCTTCTCTCGGCTTTCCGGTGGAGACCCGTCCCTATCGACCCCATCTCACCCTCGGTCGGGTAAAAGGATCGGTCCCCGACGGATTTATCCGCTGGGTCGCCGAAGAGAGTCGGCTTCAGATTGGAGAGTGTGACATGGAAAGCCTTTTGCTGATGGAGAGTCGGATGAGACCGGAAGGGTCCATTTATACCCCGCTGTTCACCGCCGGCCTGGGAACGTCATAG
- a CDS encoding regulatory protein RecX encodes MTAANYRSTASKRPRETGRRNSKTEEKESGTETQSELIDRAKQTAYRMLSYRDRSIKEIETKLAQKGYSEAVVTLVIASLKEANYLDDDRFAHQWVRLRTEHRHLGPLRLKRELQEKGLSPEITEEAIQRLSTEGDPVAPAEAALRRRFKDPASLRDMKTRQRAYAFLQRKGFTTETIFKAFKKIGAANPEID; translated from the coding sequence ATGACAGCAGCAAACTACAGATCGACCGCTTCTAAACGCCCCCGAGAGACCGGCCGGCGGAATTCGAAGACGGAGGAAAAAGAGAGCGGAACGGAAACGCAGTCGGAGCTGATCGACCGGGCAAAACAGACAGCCTACCGGATGCTCTCCTACCGAGATCGAAGCATCAAAGAGATCGAAACGAAGCTGGCGCAAAAGGGGTATTCCGAAGCGGTCGTTACCCTCGTCATCGCCTCGCTCAAAGAGGCGAACTATTTAGACGACGATCGCTTTGCGCATCAGTGGGTCCGCCTCAGAACAGAGCATCGGCACCTCGGCCCGCTTCGCCTCAAAAGAGAGCTTCAAGAAAAAGGGCTCTCCCCGGAAATCACCGAGGAGGCGATCCAACGGCTCTCAACGGAAGGAGATCCGGTTGCGCCGGCCGAAGCGGCCCTCCGCCGCCGCTTCAAAGATCCTGCCTCACTTCGCGACATGAAAACCCGGCAGCGCGCTTACGCTTTTCTCCAACGGAAAGGCTTCACCACAGAAACCATTTTTAAGGCATTTAAAAAAATCGGGGCGGCGAACCCGGAGATCGATTAA
- a CDS encoding UvrD-helicase domain-containing protein, whose translation MGEIRQTRLIETLNEAQRQAVESRAPVILVNAGAGSGKTAVLSLRLVRLLREGISPWNILALTFTRHAAGEMRRRIESEIGEQRKLNLLTFHAFAASLLERWGELLGYRRNFTIYDQADQVELIRGILDEQGMRFDPTDVIRKIQEGRFPADHPILREYHRRLKEGNAFDYRGLLQSANFLLREKEAVREAYRARFTHLLVDEVQDTDPDQWEMIDLLQPAHLFLAGDDYQSIYRFRGAKIDHILSFPKTFPNVEVIRLEQNYRSTLPIVEAANRLISHNRHQLSKRLRTDWAGSLSVSLLQADTPEKEAEAVASVIRRDCEKGGSRPADMAILYRTHAQAVPLARALQLRKIPYQIVTSSFWEKEEVRHLLGLMIVLHNPGDDYHLRKVLPSAEYAPEVLSELNLEAARTERPLFEILPSSWFKEHLLDLQEKLSRGDYPTALELAQELDRRFEFTERYRKEGFPLKEASLQKLFQKIGRWQEENPEDHSLAAFLRWQFTRSVQDELRDEEDSVKLLTIHAAKGLEWPTVFLCGLEQGLFPLRPALSSQEELEEERRLMYVAITRAKERLYLLWAKERNRFGRAVKNRPSQFLTEMIGSLSSPQSNPKSTPNTSD comes from the coding sequence ATGGGCGAAATACGCCAAACACGATTAATTGAAACTCTGAACGAAGCGCAGCGCCAGGCGGTCGAAAGCCGCGCGCCGGTCATTCTCGTGAACGCAGGGGCCGGCAGCGGGAAAACGGCGGTCTTAAGCCTCCGCTTGGTCCGTTTGCTGAGGGAAGGGATCTCTCCTTGGAATATCCTTGCCCTCACCTTTACCCGTCACGCCGCCGGAGAGATGCGCCGGAGAATCGAGTCGGAGATCGGCGAGCAGCGGAAATTGAATCTCCTCACCTTCCATGCGTTTGCCGCCTCCCTGCTGGAGCGTTGGGGAGAGCTGCTCGGATATAGACGGAACTTCACGATTTACGATCAGGCGGATCAGGTCGAACTCATCCGGGGGATCCTTGATGAGCAGGGAATGCGTTTTGATCCGACCGATGTGATCCGCAAGATCCAGGAAGGCCGGTTCCCGGCCGACCATCCGATTCTGCGCGAGTACCACCGCCGACTCAAGGAGGGGAATGCGTTTGACTATCGGGGACTTCTTCAATCGGCCAACTTCCTCCTCCGTGAGAAAGAGGCGGTCCGGGAGGCTTACCGCGCGCGCTTCACCCATCTCCTGGTGGATGAGGTTCAAGACACCGATCCCGACCAGTGGGAGATGATCGATCTGCTTCAGCCGGCGCATCTCTTCCTGGCCGGGGATGACTACCAGAGCATCTACCGTTTTCGCGGGGCGAAGATCGACCATATTCTTTCTTTCCCGAAGACCTTTCCCAATGTGGAGGTGATCCGGCTTGAGCAGAATTATCGCTCGACGCTGCCGATTGTCGAGGCGGCGAACCGTCTCATCTCCCACAATCGCCATCAGCTGTCGAAGCGATTGAGGACCGACTGGGCCGGATCCCTGTCGGTGTCGCTGCTTCAAGCCGACACGCCGGAAAAGGAGGCCGAAGCGGTTGCCTCGGTCATCCGTCGCGATTGTGAAAAGGGAGGGTCTCGGCCGGCCGACATGGCGATCCTTTATCGGACCCATGCCCAGGCGGTTCCCCTGGCACGCGCGCTGCAGCTGCGCAAGATTCCTTATCAGATTGTGACCTCTTCGTTCTGGGAGAAAGAGGAGGTCCGCCATCTTCTGGGTTTAATGATCGTTCTCCACAATCCCGGAGATGACTATCATTTGAGGAAAGTATTGCCCTCGGCGGAGTATGCGCCGGAGGTTCTCTCCGAGTTGAATCTGGAAGCGGCCCGGACGGAGCGCCCGCTCTTTGAGATTCTTCCCTCTTCCTGGTTCAAAGAGCACCTTCTCGATCTGCAAGAGAAGCTGTCGCGGGGGGATTATCCAACCGCCCTCGAATTGGCCCAAGAGCTCGACCGTCGGTTTGAGTTCACCGAGCGTTATCGGAAGGAGGGATTCCCTCTCAAAGAAGCCTCCCTTCAGAAGCTCTTTCAAAAGATCGGCCGGTGGCAAGAGGAGAACCCGGAGGATCACTCTCTGGCGGCTTTCTTACGGTGGCAATTTACCCGGTCGGTCCAAGACGAGCTGCGCGATGAGGAAGACTCCGTAAAGCTCCTGACGATTCATGCCGCGAAGGGGCTGGAGTGGCCGACCGTTTTTCTCTGCGGCTTGGAACAAGGACTTTTTCCCCTTCGCCCGGCCCTCTCTTCGCAAGAAGAGCTGGAGGAGGAGCGCCGCCTGATGTATGTGGCGATCACCCGCGCCAAGGAGCGGCTCTATCTCCTCTGGGCCAAAGAGCGGAACCGTTTTGGCAGAGCGGTGAAAAATCGGCCGAGCCAATTTCTCACCGAGATGATCGGAAGCCTCTCCTCCCCCCAATCCAATCCGAAATCAACACCGAACACTTCCGACTAG
- a CDS encoding type IV pilus twitching motility protein PilT, translating to MKIDELLKAAMERGSSDLHLKVGVQPMARIHGSLTPLEKFPKLTQEEAISLAFSVMNPAQKEKFKERSEIDFGYGAAGLGRFRVNVFQQRGTIGMVFRVIPIKILSIQDLLLPPVIEKLAAEHRGLILVTGTTGSGKSTSLAAMVDHINQNRMVNIITIEDPIEFLHRDKKGIVSQREIGHDTESFSIALRSALRQDPDVILVGEMRDFETISTALVAAETGHLVMSTLHTLDAVETINRIISVFPPYQQKQVRLQLASVLRGIVSMRLVPKADGRGRVPAVEVLIATQTVREAIIDPDKTRRIHDIIAAGTSQYGMQTFDQSLYTHYKQQLITYEEALKWAANPEDFALKVKGIQSTSESWEDQEQADDSSKLQIDRF from the coding sequence ATGAAGATCGATGAGTTGTTGAAGGCGGCGATGGAGCGGGGTTCGTCCGACCTCCACCTGAAAGTCGGCGTACAGCCGATGGCCCGAATTCATGGGTCATTAACACCGCTGGAGAAGTTTCCGAAGCTGACGCAGGAAGAGGCGATCAGCCTGGCCTTCTCGGTGATGAACCCGGCTCAAAAGGAGAAGTTCAAAGAGCGGTCGGAAATCGACTTCGGTTACGGCGCCGCCGGGTTGGGGCGCTTCCGGGTCAATGTCTTCCAGCAGCGCGGGACCATCGGCATGGTCTTTCGCGTCATTCCGATCAAGATTTTATCGATTCAGGATCTGCTTCTCCCGCCGGTCATTGAAAAGCTGGCGGCGGAGCACCGGGGATTGATTCTGGTCACCGGAACGACCGGGAGCGGGAAATCGACCAGCCTCGCGGCGATGGTCGACCATATCAACCAGAATCGGATGGTGAACATCATCACGATCGAGGATCCGATCGAGTTTCTCCATCGCGATAAAAAAGGGATCGTCAGCCAACGGGAGATCGGTCACGATACCGAGTCGTTCAGTATCGCGCTCCGCTCCGCGCTGCGGCAAGACCCCGATGTGATTCTCGTCGGCGAGATGCGCGACTTCGAGACCATTTCGACGGCGCTGGTGGCGGCTGAAACGGGCCATCTGGTGATGAGCACGCTGCATACGCTGGATGCGGTCGAGACGATCAACCGGATTATTTCGGTCTTCCCGCCGTATCAGCAAAAGCAGGTCCGGCTGCAGCTCGCGTCTGTTCTACGGGGGATTGTATCGATGCGGCTGGTTCCCAAGGCCGACGGGCGGGGCCGGGTTCCGGCGGTCGAGGTCTTGATTGCAACCCAGACGGTTCGGGAAGCGATCATCGACCCCGATAAGACACGGCGGATCCATGACATCATCGCCGCCGGCACCTCCCAATATGGGATGCAGACATTCGATCAGTCGCTGTATACCCATTACAAACAGCAGCTGATCACCTATGAAGAGGCATTGAAATGGGCGGCCAATCCCGAAGACTTCGCGTTGAAGGTCAAGGGGATTCAATCGACCAGCGAAAGCTGGGAAGATCAGGAACAGGCCGATGACAGCAGCAAACTACAGATCGACCGCTTCTAA
- a CDS encoding phosphatidylglycerophosphatase A produces the protein MKFYQVIATGFGVGYFPFLPGTAGSLLGLFLFLPLRSLSPFFFGLFFVFLFGLGTYAAGACERSLQKKDAGEIVIDEIAAMMIVLFLLPASLGWWIAGFITFRIFDIAKPPPIPLFEKLPGGWGIMADDVAAAGYAVLSLRLIEMILKSLGVGG, from the coding sequence ATGAAATTTTACCAGGTTATCGCCACTGGCTTCGGAGTCGGGTATTTTCCCTTTCTGCCGGGAACGGCGGGAAGCCTTCTCGGCCTCTTTCTCTTTCTCCCGCTTCGCTCACTCTCTCCATTCTTCTTTGGTCTCTTCTTTGTCTTTCTCTTCGGATTGGGGACTTATGCGGCCGGTGCTTGCGAGCGCTCTCTTCAAAAAAAAGACGCCGGTGAAATCGTCATCGACGAGATTGCCGCAATGATGATCGTTCTCTTCCTTCTCCCCGCCTCGCTCGGTTGGTGGATCGCCGGCTTCATCACCTTCCGAATCTTTGATATCGCAAAGCCGCCGCCGATCCCTCTTTTTGAGAAACTGCCGGGGGGATGGGGAATTATGGCAGACGATGTCGCCGCGGCAGGTTATGCCGTTCTCTCTCTCCGACTGATCGAAATGATATTAAAGAGCCTCGGGGTGGGAGGATGA
- a CDS encoding nicotinamide-nucleotide amidohydrolase family protein has protein sequence MTEISATLLRWGTPRIFDSTVGAPFGALQRTLYRSGVEKIEETYVEEEAALEGALRTAAARSAVVCVAATDADGAGWAARLDVLRGLMAKVSRKRLTLSAKTDTLLPGGTETVVDPEGAIPLFLLPFSLPHSSRPTLLIITPGGEAVLEHLRQEIEKQIQKVFGPQAASRWVGICGVAPGDVLQWVGENLAKTAVEVKSFPAIAGVDLLFRSRDPLLLNTAMAALEARWGPSCYSWEGETLEEVVGRLLLEKQKWLAIAESCTGGRIAARITRIPGSSRYFDSASITYSNRSKETLLGVPSPLLQEKGAVSAEVAHAMAEGIRQRQGVDLGLSVTGIAGPGGGTEQKPVGLVYIALSDGRQTTVDRFLFRGDRETIQAEAAQRALDRLRRHLIGTGDH, from the coding sequence ATGACCGAGATCAGCGCCACCCTCCTCCGATGGGGCACCCCTCGAATCTTTGACTCAACCGTGGGGGCGCCGTTCGGCGCACTTCAGCGGACACTTTATCGCTCGGGGGTAGAAAAGATTGAAGAGACCTACGTCGAAGAGGAGGCGGCGTTGGAAGGAGCGCTGCGCACCGCAGCGGCGCGGAGTGCTGTTGTCTGCGTCGCCGCAACAGATGCGGATGGCGCCGGATGGGCCGCCCGTCTCGATGTGCTGAGGGGACTCATGGCGAAGGTCAGTCGGAAACGGCTGACCCTTTCCGCGAAAACGGACACCCTCCTTCCCGGCGGGACAGAAACGGTCGTCGATCCCGAAGGAGCCATTCCCCTCTTCCTTCTCCCCTTCTCCTTGCCCCACTCCTCCCGGCCGACCCTCTTGATTATCACCCCCGGAGGAGAGGCGGTCCTGGAACACCTCCGCCAGGAGATCGAGAAACAGATTCAGAAGGTCTTCGGTCCCCAGGCCGCGAGTCGATGGGTCGGGATCTGTGGGGTGGCACCGGGCGATGTCCTTCAGTGGGTCGGGGAGAACCTGGCAAAAACGGCGGTCGAGGTAAAATCCTTTCCGGCCATTGCCGGCGTGGACCTTCTCTTCCGATCACGAGACCCACTCTTGCTCAACACGGCGATGGCCGCATTGGAGGCGCGGTGGGGTCCGTCCTGCTATAGCTGGGAAGGGGAGACGCTGGAAGAGGTCGTCGGCAGGCTCCTTTTGGAAAAGCAAAAGTGGCTGGCGATCGCTGAATCGTGCACCGGAGGCCGGATCGCCGCTCGGATCACCCGCATCCCCGGCAGCTCCCGCTACTTCGATTCGGCCTCCATCACCTATAGCAATCGCTCGAAAGAGACACTGCTCGGCGTACCCTCTCCCCTTCTTCAAGAAAAAGGGGCGGTCAGCGCCGAAGTCGCGCATGCCATGGCCGAAGGAATCCGGCAACGCCAAGGGGTCGATCTCGGCCTCTCGGTTACGGGAATCGCCGGCCCGGGCGGAGGTACCGAGCAGAAGCCGGTCGGCTTGGTCTATATTGCCCTGTCGGATGGAAGACAGACCACGGTGGATCGATTCCTTTTCAGAGGAGACCGAGAGACGATCCAGGCCGAGGCGGCCCAGCGGGCGCTCGACCGGCTGCGGAGACACCTGATCGGCACCGGGGATCATTAA